A single region of the Thioalkalivibrio nitratireducens DSM 14787 genome encodes:
- a CDS encoding ABC transporter ATP-binding protein — protein MMLLRGEELSKSYVIGDQRIHAVHTVSVDIVPGEFVAVIGHSGSGKSTLLSMLGGLTRPTSGTVYFENESLWGQRDSRRSLMRNERIGFVFQFSSLIPTLTALDNVVLPRMFGRERVSADVYSQAEALLDTVGLTEKIHCYPSELSGGQQRRVAIARSLINRPKLLFADEPTGDLDEQTEAEVMDLLLQTLNQDGTALLMVTHNNALAERADRVLKMKDGRLL, from the coding sequence TGTGATCGGGGACCAGCGCATCCACGCGGTCCACACCGTCTCGGTTGATATCGTGCCGGGTGAGTTCGTCGCGGTGATCGGGCACTCCGGCAGCGGGAAGTCGACCCTGCTGAGCATGCTCGGAGGGCTCACGCGGCCCACCTCGGGAACGGTCTATTTCGAGAATGAATCGCTGTGGGGGCAGCGGGATTCGCGCCGGTCGCTGATGCGCAACGAACGGATCGGGTTCGTGTTCCAGTTTTCGAGCCTGATCCCGACCCTGACCGCGCTCGACAACGTGGTTCTGCCGCGAATGTTCGGGCGGGAACGCGTCTCGGCTGACGTCTATTCCCAGGCCGAGGCGTTGCTCGACACCGTCGGGCTGACGGAGAAGATCCACTGCTACCCCAGCGAGTTGTCAGGCGGGCAGCAGCGGCGCGTCGCAATCGCCCGTTCGCTGATCAACCGGCCGAAGCTGCTGTTCGCCGACGAACCGACCGGCGACCTCGACGAGCAGACCGAGGCCGAAGTCATGGACCTGCTGCTGCAGACGCTGAACCAGGATGGCACCGCACTGCTGATGGTCACGCACAACAACGCGCTCGCCGAGCGGGCCGATCGTGTGCTGAAAATGAAAGATGGGAGACTCCTATGA
- a CDS encoding ABC transporter ATP-binding protein, with protein sequence MDPIVQLRGVSKSYKTGEERVAALEDVDLEIVRNEYVAIMGPSGSGKSTLLNLMGGIDRPTSGEVWLAGQRIDQLSERQLLEVRRRRVAYVFQDARLMPSLTAIENVMLPRAFSARSRGDRAAALECLERVGLRKRAEHMVHELSGGEAQRVSIARTLMKEPDLILADEPTGNLDRKSRMDIVHLFEELNSMGNTIVLVTHDQEIGDRTRRCIRIDDGRPLEEAA encoded by the coding sequence GTGGATCCGATCGTACAACTGAGGGGTGTCTCCAAGAGCTACAAGACCGGCGAGGAACGAGTAGCCGCGCTCGAGGATGTCGACCTTGAGATCGTCCGTAACGAGTACGTCGCGATCATGGGGCCGAGCGGCTCGGGCAAGTCGACGCTGTTGAACCTGATGGGCGGAATCGACCGCCCGACCAGCGGGGAGGTCTGGCTCGCCGGCCAGCGCATCGACCAGCTGTCCGAGCGGCAGCTGCTGGAGGTGCGCCGCCGGCGGGTTGCCTACGTGTTCCAGGATGCCCGGTTGATGCCGTCGCTGACCGCCATCGAAAACGTGATGCTGCCGCGCGCGTTCAGTGCGCGCAGCCGCGGTGATCGTGCGGCGGCGCTCGAATGCCTCGAACGCGTGGGATTGCGGAAACGGGCGGAGCACATGGTGCACGAGCTCAGCGGCGGCGAGGCGCAACGGGTTAGTATTGCCCGGACGCTGATGAAGGAACCCGACCTGATCCTCGCGGACGAGCCCACGGGGAACCTGGACCGGAAGTCGCGCATGGACATCGTGCATCTGTTCGAGGAGCTGAACTCGATGGGCAACACCATCGTGCTGGTCACGCACGACCAGGAGATCGGTGACCGTACCCGGCGCTGCATCCGGATCGACGACGGGCGTCCGCTCGAGGAGGCCGCGTGA
- a CDS encoding ATP-binding protein, whose amino-acid sequence MGGPASGVPFGQLGIAVLVVLLPPVAVLAQHFLLPVAADVHHHNIGAHLLLELFYGFMALVVAVILFQESRRYRNARLAVMAYAFIAMGVFALAHAAAPPGSVLFVWFHSVSALSGALLLALSLVVARFGWCRPGSAAPLAGVFLATMLVVFVSAQFSERVPAMLIDGEFAPLAVAMNLVAGALFLVVGVALLADFLRAREPVFLVFAVVVLLLAQSEFMFPYSSLWDVNWWIWHGVRVGVVAVLIVMLAIEFVKGFRQLEFYHERLLGAMQSVEHSNRRIRDDNQMLAAHAAILEDISRSLDTRAVLESILNAARRLPGVVSVEIVQDQGPGRSALPEAGDTTPGGGYPGRGNLRLMHPLVGRDRVLGSIRFDYREDYLPVAEDSVRLQVFANQAAVALERARLHEELVKRHRHLMAMYETLREVTSSIDLDRILEILLLRELQVLEARRALAYLLSEDGRLATVAAEHAAQGQLGLRGAVFQIATHPALHPCVSERRTVDIALQSDGAPRFPEPVIQSGIDAGELGEALFIPLLVERRVIGCVALLLGPAQRLGRDEVALARALAGQAAFAIHHGRLFRESQCSAQFRTGLSETMLAMVAARDLDTVLAVVCRGAMNLLKCSPALLCLFERESSRLHGCLVRAESTHQPQRFQRNLAAGEDSIQRLLRDRVPLCLAAGQLAELGLGGLEPGLEAMPVLLSPFSARERLVGFMILPVPRQETLGRDFVEQTMLFAQQAALAIETAALIQDLKQAYIALENAQESLVESERLASLGEMAASLSHEIRNPLGAITSALGLLQSERMDGAEQRELLELMEAEVNRLNHLVSDTLDYARPARVREQHFELGPLIDQIARIALVRFPELVVHKEIPDDLPVLNGEAAEVQQVLANLLDNAAAATDGQGPVALRVRPEADRLWLEVSDSGPGVASEMRDRIFEPFQTTKPDGVGLGLVIVRRIVSNWGGTVELESEPGKGTRVAVCLPLTGGPETPNGVER is encoded by the coding sequence GTGGGCGGACCCGCCTCGGGTGTGCCGTTCGGGCAACTCGGGATCGCCGTGCTGGTCGTGCTGCTGCCACCGGTCGCGGTGCTCGCGCAGCACTTCCTGTTGCCCGTTGCCGCGGATGTGCACCACCACAACATCGGTGCCCATCTGCTGCTGGAACTGTTCTACGGCTTCATGGCCCTCGTGGTCGCAGTCATCCTGTTCCAGGAATCTCGTCGCTATCGCAATGCGCGACTGGCGGTGATGGCATATGCGTTCATCGCGATGGGAGTGTTCGCGCTCGCTCATGCAGCGGCGCCGCCGGGCTCGGTGCTGTTCGTCTGGTTCCACTCGGTATCGGCGCTTTCAGGGGCGCTGCTGCTGGCGCTGTCGCTCGTGGTCGCAAGGTTCGGCTGGTGCCGGCCAGGGTCCGCAGCGCCGTTGGCAGGCGTGTTTCTGGCCACGATGCTGGTGGTGTTCGTGTCCGCGCAGTTCAGCGAACGGGTGCCCGCGATGCTGATCGATGGCGAGTTCGCGCCGCTGGCCGTCGCGATGAACCTGGTGGCCGGTGCGCTGTTCCTCGTGGTCGGGGTTGCGTTACTGGCCGATTTCCTGCGCGCGCGCGAGCCGGTGTTCCTGGTGTTCGCGGTGGTGGTGCTGCTCCTGGCCCAGAGCGAGTTCATGTTTCCGTATTCGAGCCTGTGGGACGTGAACTGGTGGATCTGGCACGGCGTCCGCGTGGGGGTGGTGGCCGTGCTGATCGTGATGCTCGCGATAGAGTTCGTGAAGGGGTTCCGGCAACTCGAGTTTTATCACGAGCGGCTGCTCGGCGCGATGCAGTCGGTCGAGCACAGCAACCGCCGGATCCGTGACGACAACCAGATGCTGGCGGCGCATGCGGCGATTCTCGAGGACATCAGCCGGTCGCTGGACACCCGGGCCGTGCTGGAATCGATCCTGAATGCAGCGCGGCGCCTGCCGGGTGTCGTCAGTGTCGAGATCGTGCAGGACCAAGGCCCCGGCCGGTCCGCCCTGCCGGAGGCCGGGGACACCACGCCCGGCGGTGGATACCCGGGTCGAGGGAATCTGCGGCTGATGCATCCGCTGGTCGGGCGCGACCGTGTGCTGGGCAGCATCCGCTTCGACTACCGCGAAGATTATCTTCCGGTGGCCGAGGATTCGGTGCGCTTGCAGGTGTTTGCCAACCAGGCAGCCGTGGCGCTGGAGAGGGCGCGATTGCACGAGGAACTGGTGAAGCGGCACCGGCACCTGATGGCGATGTACGAAACCCTCAGAGAGGTGACCTCGAGCATCGACCTCGACCGGATCCTGGAGATCTTGCTACTGCGCGAGCTCCAGGTGCTGGAGGCGCGTCGGGCGCTGGCCTATCTGCTCTCGGAGGACGGTAGGCTCGCGACGGTTGCGGCCGAGCACGCGGCGCAGGGGCAACTCGGGCTCCGGGGTGCCGTGTTCCAGATCGCCACGCATCCCGCGCTGCACCCCTGCGTAAGCGAGCGGCGGACCGTCGACATTGCGCTGCAGTCGGATGGCGCACCCCGTTTCCCGGAACCGGTGATCCAGTCGGGCATCGACGCCGGTGAGCTGGGAGAGGCACTTTTCATCCCGCTGCTGGTCGAACGGCGGGTAATCGGCTGTGTCGCGCTGCTGCTGGGCCCCGCGCAGCGACTGGGCCGCGACGAAGTGGCGTTGGCGCGCGCCCTTGCCGGCCAGGCCGCGTTTGCGATTCATCATGGGCGCCTGTTCCGGGAGAGCCAGTGTTCGGCGCAGTTCCGCACCGGACTCAGCGAGACGATGCTGGCGATGGTCGCGGCTCGGGATCTCGACACGGTGCTCGCGGTGGTCTGCCGCGGGGCGATGAATCTGCTCAAGTGTTCGCCGGCATTGCTCTGTCTGTTCGAGCGCGAGTCGAGCAGGCTCCACGGTTGCCTGGTACGGGCCGAGTCGACCCACCAGCCGCAGCGCTTCCAGCGGAACCTGGCCGCAGGAGAGGATTCGATCCAGCGGCTGCTGCGCGACCGTGTGCCGCTGTGCCTGGCCGCCGGACAACTCGCGGAACTCGGCCTCGGTGGGCTCGAACCCGGGCTGGAGGCGATGCCGGTGCTGCTGTCCCCGTTCAGTGCCCGGGAGCGGCTGGTGGGCTTCATGATCCTGCCCGTGCCGAGGCAGGAGACGCTCGGGCGCGACTTCGTCGAACAGACGATGCTGTTCGCCCAGCAGGCCGCGCTGGCGATCGAGACCGCGGCGCTGATCCAGGATCTGAAGCAGGCCTATATCGCGCTGGAGAATGCCCAGGAAAGCCTGGTGGAGTCGGAGCGTCTGGCGTCGCTGGGCGAGATGGCGGCATCGCTGTCGCACGAGATTCGCAACCCGCTGGGTGCGATCACCAGTGCGCTGGGGCTGTTGCAGTCCGAGCGCATGGACGGCGCAGAGCAGCGGGAACTGCTGGAATTGATGGAGGCGGAAGTCAACCGCCTGAACCACCTGGTGTCCGACACCCTCGACTACGCGCGTCCGGCGCGTGTCCGCGAACAACATTTCGAGTTGGGCCCGCTGATCGACCAGATCGCGAGGATCGCGTTGGTGCGCTTTCCGGAGCTGGTCGTGCACAAGGAGATTCCTGACGACCTGCCGGTTCTGAACGGGGAGGCGGCCGAGGTCCAGCAGGTCCTCGCCAACTTGCTAGACAATGCTGCGGCTGCGACCGATGGTCAAGGGCCGGTGGCCCTGCGGGTGCGTCCGGAAGCGGACCGGTTGTGGTTGGAGGTGTCGGACTCGGGTCCGGGAGTCGCCTCGGAGATGCGCGACCGGATTTTCGAGCCGTTCCAGACGACCAAGCCGGACGGCGTGGGGCTGGGGCTGGTGATCGTGCGCCGGATCGTTTCGAACTGGGGCGGAACCGTGGAA
- a CDS encoding ABC transporter permease, whose product MNIIQIALREVSRRKMRTLYTASGIALAVALLIATITVGGGGYQELSQTINRYGHQLTILPATTNETSLQGFGIGGEHYIPEDAIPHIREVYDQAIIEGWRARDALILIEGFMGDQEQVDPPTFAPRVYAETQLEGRDIVFAGIEPRNEYIAKFWWEVDVGDLLRRDDEIMLGKILASATRTQAGDEVEIAGQTFRVAGILQETNSPDDYMAFGTLPTVQRAFNREGQVSLINVRAMCNYCPVGEAELAINQGVVGVRATSQRDVAAAQAAIFSNVFATVVGFVVMAFVIACMAVFNMIMGSLHARIREVGLLKVLGASHAQLVRLFMYEAALIGVVGGLLGYLLGAGIAHLLGPVVMPDVVIRWQWEHVALAVGSALVASLLATLYPAFRACKARPVEAFRAL is encoded by the coding sequence ATGAACATCATCCAGATCGCACTGCGCGAGGTGAGCCGCCGGAAAATGCGGACGCTCTACACGGCTTCGGGCATCGCCCTCGCGGTCGCGTTGCTGATCGCGACCATCACCGTGGGTGGCGGCGGATACCAGGAATTGAGCCAGACCATCAACCGCTACGGCCACCAGCTCACGATTCTTCCTGCGACCACGAATGAAACCAGCCTGCAGGGATTCGGTATCGGCGGCGAGCACTACATCCCGGAGGATGCGATTCCGCACATTCGGGAAGTCTACGACCAGGCGATCATCGAGGGCTGGCGTGCGCGCGACGCACTGATCCTGATCGAGGGCTTCATGGGCGATCAGGAACAGGTCGACCCGCCGACGTTCGCGCCCCGGGTCTATGCCGAGACGCAGTTGGAGGGACGGGACATCGTGTTTGCCGGGATCGAGCCGCGCAACGAGTACATTGCGAAGTTCTGGTGGGAAGTCGATGTCGGCGATCTGCTGCGGCGCGACGACGAGATCATGCTGGGCAAGATCCTCGCGTCGGCGACCCGGACCCAGGCCGGCGATGAAGTCGAGATTGCGGGGCAGACGTTCCGGGTAGCGGGGATTCTGCAGGAAACCAACTCGCCCGACGACTACATGGCCTTCGGCACCTTGCCGACGGTGCAGCGGGCGTTCAACCGGGAAGGACAGGTTTCGCTGATCAACGTGCGCGCGATGTGCAACTACTGTCCGGTCGGTGAAGCGGAGCTCGCGATCAACCAGGGTGTGGTCGGGGTGCGTGCCACCTCGCAGCGCGACGTCGCCGCAGCCCAGGCGGCGATCTTCAGTAACGTGTTCGCCACCGTGGTGGGGTTCGTGGTCATGGCGTTCGTGATCGCCTGCATGGCGGTATTCAACATGATCATGGGTTCGCTGCATGCGCGTATCCGCGAGGTCGGCCTGCTGAAGGTGCTTGGCGCGTCGCACGCACAGCTGGTTCGGTTGTTCATGTACGAGGCGGCGCTGATCGGCGTGGTGGGCGGCCTGCTCGGTTACCTGCTCGGCGCGGGCATCGCTCACCTGCTGGGCCCGGTGGTGATGCCCGACGTGGTGATCCGGTGGCAGTGGGAACACGTGGCGCTTGCCGTCGGATCGGCGCTGGTGGCCAGTTTGCTCGCGACGCTTTATCCGGCCTTCCGTGCCTGCAAGGCGCGTCCTGTCGAGGCCTTCCGGGCCCTCTGA